The DNA segment TGGTGACTATGTGTAAGATAAACACTCTATGGTGGCAAGAGACCACTCCATCACTGACAAAAGCACcagtcctgctgcagtgacTTGATCTATCTAAGCAGGAACATCTaaattccaggaaaactacgCCTTTAAGCTTTTCTGCTGaaacagagcacacacacatttgacaTAGTGGGATTATTAACCTCAAAACCACAAATTCACACTTGAAATGACTGATTGCTGTAGTCTTCAGTGTGATATGAGGCTGGTCATCCAGTGATAAAGGAAGATGCCATTTCATTTAACAATCGTCTTGTTCTGATCATGTTTGACTTTGCTGGTCTGCAAATGGTCTGTGCACTACAGCTGAGCAAAGGTTTTATATCAACAAGAAAACaattctttaaataaataacttcacCCACTCAGACATGCATCCATCTGCGACTAAACTGTTTGATCATCCGGTGGAACAGGAGATAAGTGATCACAGAGATTAATAAATAGTCATCAAAACAGATCACAGGCAACCAGTTTGAAGAAGTAACTTATAAACACTGTGTAGGAAGTCTAATTGACTCTGGTTTATTATTACCTATTGGTTTTCTCAACACAACAAAAGACGTTGATAGCAAACTCAAAAGACACATCAGTATTACACGTTTCATTgacaaataaatgttgaattatttagatttcaataaaaaaaacaaaagaaaaaaaaacaaaaaacaaaggcaaGGTAAGGAGTTTGACATTGTGTGTCACATCAGTTGTAAAGACTACATGTCCAACAGAAAATCCCAGTGGGACTTAATAAACCTCTGACTGCTGTGAACTCTGGACTCATCAGTGTTTAAAATCTggtctttgtttatttgttaaatTTTATTTGTGTTCATATCTGCAGAGTGTGGGTCAGCTGACAAGTAATTAACAGGCAATTTGCCCCGCCTAGGGAAATAGGAAACTTACTCATGCGATGCACTCTGACAAGGTCACTGGCTGATAGATGAGCCTGAGCGAGGGGATTTTTCAGAGACTATGAAGGCAGCAGAACTGTGGGAACCAGACAATTAGTGGGTGGAAGGTAGGCAGCCATGTTGGATGATGACCATGAGACTGGTTTACACGGATACTCACCACTTGGCCGGCTGACAGGGAGAAAGCAGACACCTGGGCTCAACCAACACACAGTCATTTATCTTTGAGGAGGCTGAGTAGGCAATTTGCCAGTGGTTTAGGAAGAGCATGTGCTCCGTCCTGTCAGGCAAACAAGGAAAAAGTCAACACAGGCTAAGCTTTTCATTTTGAGCAAACTACTTATACATATATATCCATTCCTACCATAGGCTACTTACGTGCAAGAAaagaagttttttctttgctcagctagcattattttgaaaggatttcttgaaaaaataaacttgcaaaaaaatTTGGAGTCAACCTCAAAGTAAAAACAGTaccaaaaaaagatttatttctgCTAATATCTGAACCTGTTACACAACTCCAAGTTAACTTGTGACCTGAAGAATTAAGcaatcaaagtttatttataaagcgctTTTCGTCCAAAAAATAATTCCAAGAGctttacatgtaaaaaaacaatCCCCTGTGCCCACCCGACCACCCAAACCCAATCGAAATCAATTTGTTCTCCCTCATCCTCCCTgcactcacacccacacacagacatactAAAAGTGAACAATCAAACGATCAACAATAAATATGAACATGAGGTTGAGTATGGGTAAACATGAGGAGGAAAACACCATCAGatagcaaaaaaaagaaagaaagaaagaaagaaaaaaaactaaataaatcagCTAAAAGCAAGACTAAAAAGGAGGGTCTTGAGCCTGCTTTGAAAAACCTGAACATTATCTGCGAGAAGGAGCAGCATGCCAGAAAAATGTAGAATTAACAACAATCTTCCAAAGAATTTTGCACAAGCACAccagcaaagaaaaacacttcagtcaTCGGTGTATTTTCCTGAAAAAAGATGGTATCTGCTCCTAGAAAACATATATATCTTGAGAATACTACTTTGTAAGATTAACTTTGCAATGATAAAAAACAGACGGATTCCCAGTTTAACACATGTACCAGGTACAGCCTGCTTGGAGTTTAAAAGGTTTACTCTGGACAAATGTCAATGTTATTTTCGGAACAGTCTGCCACGAATATTATTAAGAGTATTAAGCACTGTAGTCCACTGTGGCATTTTAAAGACCTTTTAAAGAAGACGAAAACAATGTCTCACATGCAGCTGTGGCTTCAAAGCCTCTGAAACTCTTATTCTGGGCTTGAAATACACCAGGCACTTGACCACAGCTGTTAATCAGATAATGAAAGCCTAAGAGTTACACAAGCACTCATGTGGAGAAACAACTATAAATTCTTTGCCATGACAGAATACAAGGGCAGGGAGAGCTCGAAGGTGGGATTTGGTACCAGGCACTTGCCTTCCCCTCTGAATGACGCATCATACAAGCACTGTGGTGAAACTCTCCATCACCCATTTCCCATCAGCGCACTATTTCAAAGCATGATAGTGAAGTTCCCTGACCGTATAAGAAATATGTGACTTTCAGGGAACTGTGACAACCTACAATGTGTCTTTGTAGTCTCAGCAAAGCACACATTTTCATGAAAGATTAACTGTTAGCAGAGCAGTTCggaaaggaaaaacattcaacagTATCATCTTGGGACAGAGTCTGCTTAAAAAACACCCAAATGTTAGTAACCTGACTCCATATAGCTTTAAGGTGACCTCCTGCTCCACTTACCCTCTTCACCTCAATCACCAAGTGAACTGCCATGGTAACAATACACAGGATCCCACGAGGTACTGAGGCCCAACACGTGCACCCAGAGGTCAGCGGATGTGTAGTGGAAGAGAGTTGCCCTTTGACATTGGACGGGTTTCCATGTTGGACAGCTCAGGGTCAAGCCTTCCATGGTGGTCCACAAACATGGACTGCAGCTCAATCTGATAACCTCTCTTCCAGAACAGATTCACCTCCATAACTCTCTTCCAAGACATCCAGGGTAATCTTTCAAAGAGAAAAGTGATGTCTagatcagaaagaaaaaaggttagggtgggggatgggggggaGGGCGCAGGTGGGTAAGTGGAAAGAGGAAATTGGAATTCTGACTGAAGAAACATGGtatacatttcaaaacatgtAAGATGTCATCTTCATTGTAATCAGTTTGTGTAGCATGGATCATGAAGATACTCGTACCACAAGCGGTTGTTCCTTTGATTCAGGCTAATACGCCTTTAAGAACGTGACCCGGAAGTGCACGTGCGTCCCCTGCTATGTTGCCGTTTCTTTTCCGCCCGGGTCTCCTCAGCAGCGAGAGCGTGGATTTCATCATCTGGGCTCACAAAATCACCCAAAAATGAGCGTCCCGGCTTTTATcgacatcacagaagaagatcAGGTACAGCGTGTGCTTAGAAAACACGTTAACTTTGTCCCGTCGGCGGATGAGTCATTAAATGGAAACAGTTCAACAGCATTACTTAGCATGCTAGTTAGCTGAAATGCTAACCGCGTTCACATACAATGCGCCTGTTAGCTACTGTCTGGATGTCGGAAGAAGCACGCTCTCTCTATAATACGGTGTCAAACTTAGCCTTTATAGACATTTTATTTGACAATAGGCCTTGTTAgccatgtatttatttatagaggCTGTCAAATACGTATTGTTGTGTTTCGGTTGTTTTATACACACTGCCATCTGTTTAGCCACGTAACTAAAATAAACAAGTGAATGTACAGGCCTTCGTAATAGACAAATATAACTACAGTGACTTTACGGAAATTTCTTTGTGTAACTATCCACTAGCTTTCAGTTGAAATTCTTTTTTCCATTCAAGTAAAAGCTACGAATCATAGCGATTCATTTCTGTTGAGCTGTCTATGTTGTTGAACTTCATTCATCCACAGTAAATGATACAATGTGACTGACTCCGCAGGCTTCAGAGCTGAGAGCCTACATTAAGGCTAAAGGAGCTGATATCTCTGAGGAAAACGCTGAAGGTGGACTTCATGTAGATCTGGCTCAGATCATCGAGGCATGTGATGTGTGCCTTAAAGATGATGATAAAGGTAGGTGGTGGTGGAAGGTCTCTCTCTGATGAGTGCACACATTCTTCTAAACTCagatttaaacaaaatattaaaaataagcTCTCACTGAGTTCAGCAATGaaactttttaactttaattttGGCCTCTAAAAATTCTGTCCTGAGcagtaatttacattttttgtcaGAATTTTCCAACTTTATTGCTTGGCATTTTTGGATATttgtgattgaaaaaaaaaaacctcaaaatgGAGCTTAATTTTCACTTCAATATGAATATTTCTCTGCAGATGTTGAGAGTGTGATGAACAGCAtcgtgtctctgctgctgatcCTGGAGACAGAGAAGCAGGAAGCTCTCATTGAAAGTCTTTGTGAGAAGTTGGTGAAGTTCCGCGAAGGAGAGCGACCCTCCCTGAGAATGCAGCTGTGAGTCTGCAGGTTTTTGGACCCTTCAAACCGTCAGACACAAATCcctcagctttattttttaacGGGACACGGATGAATCACAGAGcctgtgtgaaatgtgtgatGCTCTGCTTCTTGTCTATCATAGTATAAATCACTTATCAAAATCAAGCTTGATGCAGCTATTTTACTCATGTGCACACTTTTgcagatggcaaaaaaaaagtgttcaagGGGCTGGTCTTCACAGCAAGCAGGTAATTTCTTAAAGTGTTGACGTTTGTAATGTTTTGATGTTACAGGCTGAGTAACCTGTTCCATGGCATGGATGAGAACACTCCAGTGAGGTACACGGTCTTCTGCAGCCTCATCAAAGTGGCTGCCACCTGTAATGCCATTGCCTTCATCCCCACTGACCTTGATCAGGTGAATGTATTTACTGCTGTTGACTCACCAATCAATCGgttacattttctgacaataATTATTGGAAGAAATTAAAGTTAACTGTCTGCGTGCACATTGTTTTCTGTATAATTTACTTGTGATATATATTTGTCATTCTAATCAGGTGCGCAAGTGGATCGTTGACTGGAACTtgaacacagaaaagaaacacacacttttgaGGCTGGTGTATGAAGCACTGGTTGACTGCAAGAAAAGGTGAGTGAACCAAAGCAGAGATACAACTCTTGTAAATTTATTCCCAAAGcatttttgatgcatttttgttgtgtgttctgTCACAGTTTTACTATTGAGTGGAGTTCACTGAGCGAtagaagtgttttgttttttttgtttgtttgtttgttttttttgtcctttgtcTCCATTTTCCAAGTTAATTACTGTTTTAACTAAATCATTTCTTGCTCTGCAGTGAGGCTGCAGCAAAAGtgatggtggagctgctggggagTTACACAGAAGACAATGCTTCACAGGCACGCGTCGATGCACACAGGTAGATTCTTACATACTTTTCCGTCTGTCGTTAAGTGTAGACACACACTCCCTGTGTCACATGTGCTGCcgtttttcctcttttagaTGCATCGTTCGTGCTCTCAAAGACCCCAACACCTTCCTGTTTGACCACTTGCTGACCCTGAAACCTGTTCGCTTCCTCGAGGGAGAGCTTATCCATGATGTGAGTCCAGAAAGAAAGTGTACTGTATACTTGTTTAAGTATTTtatgtttcagatttttttactgACTAAGATTATCTGtgttgttcatgttttcattcatattttctcAATTAGGCatgattgattgtttttttgtttttttgtgagcgTTGTTAAGACCACAGACAAAAGTATCATTTTCAgacaaaaccaaataaaaaaaaaaaaaaacaattttgatGAAGATTTAAGAAAGAGTAGCAGACTTGTTTGTGAACTACCTGCTGAATATGTGCATGTAATGAAATGTTGACATCCCGGGTGTGtttcttctgctttcattgGTCAGACTTGGTGCTTCCTGTAATGAAATGCAAAGTGAAAATTATGTTTTATTAGTTCAGATTAATTTAACGTGTTTATACATTCCTATAATTtcatttctccctctttcttttcagCTGTTAACCATCTTTGTTAGTGCAAAACTAGCTGCGTATGTCAAATTCTACCAGAGTAACAAAGACTTCATTGACTCTCTTGGTAAGTTTTATCCTTATTCTTCTTGAATCATGTTTAAATGCACTACTAAATACTAATCCATAATTGTGTTTCTAGAGATCGTGTGAAactctgttctctctgtcttAAGACTCAAGTGTTACACATGAGTTCCTGGGGCGTGTCAACAAAGtccaggaatgtgtgtgtcagcatcGCGACCTTTTCTCACTACTTAACGTTTATTTATAATTAAGAGCATGTGTAGGATGggcactgaaaacaaacatggattGATGTTTGTGTTCAAGAGTAGATTATCTGACTGCCTGCTCCCGACCAGAGAAACAATTACCACCGGGAAACTCCCCGAGCGGAGGCTAATTGACTGTGACTGCTTTGTGCTTAATGATCCCTGCGTGTTGCTCCCCAGGTCTGTCTCACGAGCAGAACATGGCCAAGATGCGCCTGCTGACATTCATGGGCATGGCGGTGGAATTCAAGGAGATCTCCTTTGACACCATGCAACAGGAGCTGCAGATCGGAGCCGATGACGTCGAGGCTTTTGTCATCGACGGTAAAAACACTTCACCCTCTCCTTGCTGTTTACAGCTGTGGCAATtaataaaaaccaaaatcaaGATGGACTCTTGCTATATAGAAGGGAAGtcccaaaacacacattagATTACACAACTTTAAGTGAGCAGCTTGCAGTCGACAGTAATTCTGACTAATTCAGAAGTGATCCAATCATTCATCCTCCCGTTTTTCCAGTTGTTTTTCATGAGAATTCAGACATAAAGTTGATATCTGTTGCACAAATTTGTTGGTCTTGTCTTTTTTATTCATAGCCTGAATTATGGCAGATTGTTTTTCTGAAGTATTGTCTCCACTCTTTGTCTGTCCAAGCTGTCTTAAAGTATCCAGAATTCAGTGTCTGGTACCCATGAAGTTTTCTCTCTGCGCTCTGATGATCAGTTATGCTTCTTCTTTGTAGCCGTTCGGACCAAA comes from the Salarias fasciatus chromosome 1, fSalaFa1.1, whole genome shotgun sequence genome and includes:
- the eif3m gene encoding eukaryotic translation initiation factor 3 subunit M; protein product: MSVPAFIDITEEDQASELRAYIKAKGADISEENAEGGLHVDLAQIIEACDVCLKDDDKDVESVMNSIVSLLLILETEKQEALIESLCEKLVKFREGERPSLRMQLLSNLFHGMDENTPVRYTVFCSLIKVAATCNAIAFIPTDLDQVRKWIVDWNLNTEKKHTLLRLVYEALVDCKKSEAAAKVMVELLGSYTEDNASQARVDAHRCIVRALKDPNTFLFDHLLTLKPVRFLEGELIHDLLTIFVSAKLAAYVKFYQSNKDFIDSLGLSHEQNMAKMRLLTFMGMAVEFKEISFDTMQQELQIGADDVEAFVIDAVRTKMVYCKIDQTQRKVVVSHSTYRTFGKQQWQQLHDSLSSWKANLATVKTSLQALSPSA